From the genome of Planctomycetota bacterium, one region includes:
- a CDS encoding globin domain-containing protein yields MTQADWRQVRASLAELEPCGPALVAMVVRRLGDTTPEVRAMLPADTSALHARWFATLRQVVEHADRFGKVAGPLADLGRRAHRAGARAGHYRAGRDELLRAMAELSGDSWSLPVERAWAELLDAAIGAMLSGSVPRARAA; encoded by the coding sequence ATGACTCAGGCAGACTGGAGACAGGTGCGGGCGAGCCTGGCGGAACTGGAGCCCTGCGGGCCGGCGCTGGTGGCGATGGTGGTCCGCCGGCTGGGCGACACGACGCCCGAGGTGCGGGCGATGCTGCCCGCGGATACCTCGGCGCTGCACGCCCGGTGGTTCGCCACGCTGCGCCAGGTGGTGGAGCACGCGGACCGGTTCGGGAAGGTGGCGGGCCCGCTGGCCGACCTGGGGCGCCGGGCGCACCGGGCCGGGGCGCGCGCCGGGCACTACCGCGCCGGTCGGGACGAACTGCTGCGGGCGATGGCCGAACTCTCGGGGGATTCGTGGTCCCTTCCCGTCGAGCGGGCGTGGGCGGAACTGCTCGACGCGGCGATCGGGGCGATGCTGAGCGGCTCGGTGCCGCGGGCCCGGGCGGCGTAG
- the aspS gene encoding aspartate--tRNA ligase, with translation MLVRTHTCGQLRDADVGLTVRLNGWVNSYRDHGNLVFIDLRDRYGITQLVFDREAGTDGAMMDAADKLRNEDVIAVEGTVRLRVGGENPKLTTGKVELVVTRLEVLSKTDNPPFLPDDLTKLPNEELRLTHRYIDLRRPSMQRVLQARHKVYQVTRRYFDEQGFLEVETPILYKSTPEGAREFLVPNRNVPGSFYALPQSPQLFKQILMVAGCDRYMQICRCFRDEDPRADRQAEFTQIDLEMSFVRREQIMVMVEGFVRRLWGEMTGYDVPPMQRMTYRDAMEDYGIDRPDTRYGLKIRDISDFARTVDFGIFKAALEKGADRPLFNSKRGVVKAIRVPGGAEKLTRKITDGYTEFVKGFGAGGVAVVKVIAGEGGQAKLDTGIAKFLEPRKAEFLALLGCEIGDTVLFVADVYSTATKAIGELRQKVARDMGVVPISGAEGGPWNFLWVVDFPMFEKNKDTGKWVAMHHPFTSPTDEQMQAFLDADENDEVTIEAIVSAGYDVVLNGQEIAGGSVRIHDRAVQSKVFKLLGLTPEQAREKFSFLLEALSYGAPPHAGVAFGLDRLVMNFVGTDNIRDVIAFPKTQIGADLMTRAPSPVPEAQLRDVHIASIVPPAR, from the coding sequence ATGCTTGTCCGAACGCACACGTGTGGTCAGCTGCGCGACGCCGATGTCGGGCTCACCGTCCGCCTGAACGGCTGGGTGAACTCGTACCGCGACCACGGGAACCTCGTCTTCATCGACCTGCGCGACCGGTACGGGATCACCCAGCTCGTGTTCGACCGCGAGGCCGGCACCGACGGGGCGATGATGGACGCGGCCGACAAGCTCCGCAACGAGGACGTCATCGCCGTCGAGGGCACGGTCCGCCTGCGCGTCGGGGGCGAGAACCCGAAGTTGACGACCGGCAAGGTCGAGCTCGTGGTGACGCGCCTGGAGGTGCTGAGCAAGACGGACAACCCGCCTTTCCTGCCCGACGACCTGACGAAGCTCCCCAACGAGGAGCTCCGCCTGACGCACCGGTACATCGACCTGCGCCGCCCGAGCATGCAGCGGGTCTTGCAGGCGCGCCACAAGGTGTACCAGGTGACGAGGCGGTACTTCGACGAGCAGGGGTTCCTGGAGGTCGAGACGCCCATCCTGTACAAGAGCACGCCCGAGGGGGCGCGCGAGTTCCTGGTGCCCAACCGCAACGTGCCGGGGAGCTTCTACGCGCTGCCCCAGAGCCCGCAGCTCTTCAAGCAGATCCTGATGGTGGCGGGGTGCGACCGGTACATGCAGATCTGCCGCTGCTTCCGCGACGAGGACCCGCGCGCGGACCGCCAGGCCGAGTTCACGCAGATCGATCTCGAGATGAGCTTCGTGCGGCGCGAGCAGATCATGGTGATGGTCGAGGGGTTCGTCCGCCGCCTCTGGGGCGAGATGACCGGGTACGACGTCCCGCCGATGCAGCGGATGACCTACCGCGACGCCATGGAGGACTACGGCATCGACCGCCCCGACACGCGGTACGGGCTGAAGATCCGCGACATCTCGGACTTCGCGCGGACCGTGGACTTCGGCATCTTCAAGGCGGCGCTGGAGAAGGGCGCCGACCGCCCGCTGTTCAACAGCAAGCGGGGCGTCGTCAAGGCCATCCGCGTGCCGGGCGGGGCCGAGAAGCTCACGCGCAAGATCACCGACGGCTACACCGAGTTCGTGAAGGGCTTCGGCGCGGGCGGGGTCGCGGTGGTGAAGGTCATCGCGGGCGAGGGCGGGCAGGCGAAGCTCGACACGGGCATCGCCAAGTTCCTCGAGCCCCGCAAAGCCGAGTTCCTGGCGCTGCTGGGGTGCGAGATCGGCGACACGGTGCTCTTCGTGGCGGACGTCTACTCGACCGCGACCAAGGCGATCGGCGAGCTGCGCCAGAAGGTGGCGCGCGACATGGGCGTGGTGCCGATCTCCGGCGCCGAGGGCGGCCCGTGGAACTTCCTCTGGGTCGTTGACTTCCCCATGTTCGAGAAGAACAAGGACACCGGCAAGTGGGTCGCGATGCACCACCCCTTCACCAGCCCGACCGACGAGCAGATGCAGGCCTTCCTCGACGCCGACGAGAACGACGAGGTCACCATCGAGGCGATCGTCTCGGCGGGGTACGACGTCGTGCTCAACGGGCAGGAGATCGCGGGCGGCAGCGTCCGCATCCACGACCGCGCGGTGCAGAGCAAGGTCTTCAAGCTGCTGGGGCTCACGCCCGAGCAGGCCAGGGAGAAGTTCTCGTTCCTGCTGGAAGCCCTCTCGTACGGGGCGCCCCCGCACGCGGGCGTGGCCTTCGGGCTCGATCGGCTGGTGATGAACTTCGTCGGGACCGACAACATCCGCGACGTGATCGCCTTCCCCAAGACGCAGATCGGGGCCGACCTCATGACCCGGGCGCCCAGCCCGGTGCCCGAGGCCCAGCTCCGCGACGTGCACATCGCGAGCATCGTGCCCCCCGCACGCTGA
- a CDS encoding dicarboxylate/amino acid:cation symporter — translation MPKLELHWRILIALVLGALVGLAVNHWWTADTWRSLGVNDGAAYLAGKPSDANSDASFLAGVARFAAQGTDFIGKLFLRCLRFIAVPIVLFSLIAAVASLGDPRKLGRVGGKTIGIFLFTGFTSSVLGVALATLLAPGTLVDEALRENLPREAATRAASAGAGAQDYSAWRIVLDTIPENPFNAIANAQMLQVVVLSIVIGLGLTLVAESRSRPVIAVLEGLAEAVLKLVQLLMHAAPFAVFALMTTIIGGLGLGVFKALAVYCAVVVLGLGLILFVLYPTLTTLLTPRDNRVGWRRFFRAMAPAQLFAFSSSSSAATLPVTMQCCRERLGASEDITSFVCSLGVSFNMDGTALYQAIVVTFLAQLYAVDMTFADTMTVALMAALLSIGVPGIPGGSLVVMAVVLDSIRVPVDGIAIILAVDRVLDMCRTVINVSGDAMGTAIVAASEGKLRQPALE, via the coding sequence ATGCCCAAGCTCGAACTGCACTGGCGGATCCTGATCGCGCTCGTACTGGGCGCGCTCGTCGGCCTGGCCGTCAACCATTGGTGGACCGCCGACACCTGGCGTTCGCTGGGGGTCAACGACGGGGCCGCGTACCTCGCTGGCAAGCCCAGCGACGCGAACTCGGACGCCTCGTTCCTCGCGGGCGTGGCGCGGTTCGCGGCCCAGGGCACGGACTTCATCGGCAAGCTGTTCCTGCGCTGCCTGCGGTTCATCGCGGTGCCCATCGTGCTCTTCTCGCTCATCGCGGCGGTCGCGAGCCTCGGCGACCCGCGCAAGCTCGGTCGCGTGGGGGGCAAGACGATCGGGATCTTCCTGTTCACGGGCTTCACGTCCTCGGTGCTCGGGGTCGCGCTGGCGACGCTCCTGGCGCCCGGCACGCTCGTCGATGAGGCGCTGCGCGAGAACCTCCCGCGCGAGGCCGCGACACGGGCGGCCAGCGCCGGCGCGGGCGCGCAGGACTACAGCGCCTGGCGGATCGTGCTCGACACGATCCCCGAGAACCCGTTCAACGCCATCGCCAACGCGCAGATGCTCCAGGTCGTGGTGCTGTCGATCGTGATCGGCCTGGGCCTGACGCTCGTCGCGGAGTCCAGGTCGCGCCCCGTCATCGCGGTGCTGGAGGGCCTGGCGGAGGCGGTGCTGAAGCTGGTGCAGCTGCTCATGCACGCGGCGCCGTTCGCGGTCTTCGCGCTCATGACGACGATCATCGGCGGGCTGGGGCTGGGGGTTTTCAAGGCCCTGGCGGTGTACTGCGCGGTGGTCGTGCTGGGCCTGGGGCTGATCCTGTTCGTGCTCTACCCGACGCTCACCACGCTGCTCACGCCCCGCGACAACCGGGTGGGGTGGCGCCGGTTCTTCAGGGCGATGGCGCCCGCGCAGCTCTTCGCGTTCTCGAGCTCGTCCTCGGCCGCGACGCTCCCGGTCACGATGCAGTGCTGCCGCGAGCGCCTGGGCGCGTCCGAGGACATCACGAGCTTCGTCTGCTCGCTGGGCGTGTCGTTCAACATGGACGGGACGGCGTTGTACCAGGCGATCGTCGTGACGTTCCTCGCGCAGCTGTACGCCGTCGACATGACCTTCGCCGACACGATGACCGTGGCGCTCATGGCGGCGCTGCTGTCGATCGGCGTGCCGGGGATACCCGGCGGAAGCCTGGTCGTCATGGCGGTGGTGCTCGATTCGATCCGGGTGCCGGTCGACGGGATCGCGATCATCCTCGCGGTGGACCGCGTGCTGGACATGTGCCGCACGGTGATCAACGTCTCGGGCGACGCGATGGGCACCGCGATCGTGGCGGCGAGCGAGGGGAAGCTGCGACAGCCCGCGCTCGAGTGA
- a CDS encoding SDR family oxidoreductase, which yields MALAAIITGAGSGIGRHIATQLAAKDYRLALVGRRGPMLEETASMCRGAGHVCIAADLEDPRACEGAADEAVRQLGRLDALVNNAGWSPAATIPQTTVDIASRVFAINAIAPCLLIARVWPTLERLARDERRGGVVVNVSSMATVDPFPMLYAYAAAKAGVNSLARSVAIQGRPLGIRGFAVAPGAVETALLRTIVPEKVLPTSKTLRPERVANVVVECVLGDRDGQNGETILLPSP from the coding sequence ATGGCTCTCGCCGCGATCATCACCGGAGCGGGATCGGGCATCGGGCGTCACATCGCGACGCAGTTGGCCGCGAAGGACTACCGGCTGGCGCTCGTCGGCCGGCGCGGGCCGATGCTCGAAGAGACCGCGTCGATGTGCCGGGGAGCCGGGCACGTGTGCATCGCGGCCGACCTGGAAGACCCGCGCGCCTGCGAGGGGGCGGCCGACGAAGCCGTGCGGCAGCTCGGGCGCCTCGACGCGCTGGTCAACAACGCCGGGTGGTCTCCCGCGGCGACCATCCCGCAGACGACGGTCGACATCGCGTCCCGCGTGTTCGCGATCAACGCGATCGCCCCGTGCCTGCTCATCGCGCGCGTGTGGCCGACGCTCGAGCGCCTGGCGCGCGACGAGCGCCGGGGCGGGGTCGTCGTGAACGTCTCGTCGATGGCGACGGTGGACCCCTTCCCGATGCTGTACGCCTACGCCGCGGCGAAGGCGGGCGTGAACTCGCTCGCGCGTTCGGTCGCCATTCAGGGGCGTCCGCTGGGCATCCGCGGGTTCGCGGTGGCGCCGGGCGCGGTCGAGACGGCGCTCCTGCGGACGATCGTGCCCGAGAAGGTCCTGCCCACCTCCAAGACGCTCCGCCCCGAGCGGGTCGCGAACGTCGTGGTCGAGTGCGTGCTGGGCGATCGCGACGGGCAGAACGGCGAGACGATCCTGCTGCCCAGCCCGTGA
- a CDS encoding extracellular solute-binding protein, which yields MTVSRLGIFVLLAVILGVPFAMRPRAAPRVGGADVPTLVVVTPHVPQIQNEFSKGFDRWHRREFGTPVAIDWRQPGGTSEIIKVLEAHYQAAASAFDFSDPKNPTCPAGACAYDIMFGGGSFDHGRLKTGTRVSVGGADQSIPMSEPAGFEQAQLDEWFGENTIGAGRLYDPDQFWLGTAVSGFGIVYNRDVLRELGLPEPASFRDLARPELRGRLTFADPRQSGSAATSLDAILSREGWDAGWRLLREMCANARTFTNSSPKPPIDVSQGDSAAGLAIDFYGRGQAQAVTPPGVPPSESRVGYVDPPGETYIDADPVSILRGGPNPELSRRFVRFCLSDEGQALWQFHATGTPAGASNPRGPGGEPMGPEVNELRRMPVRRAMYQRYANAFVDRGVNPFEIASTAKPAGWRSAIPIMMGAFAIDNAGPLREAWAALLAARANPATDATRLAAMEAAFYAFPTTPGPDGAPLAFTPENYKAISTVWRDRAARARCEIAYTRFFRARYQEVVALGTGQAASPRAGGPQAVHTPILTGVEPGAGAGR from the coding sequence GTGACCGTATCGCGCCTCGGCATCTTCGTCCTCCTCGCGGTCATCCTCGGCGTGCCCTTCGCGATGCGCCCCCGCGCGGCCCCCAGGGTGGGCGGCGCGGATGTGCCGACCCTGGTCGTCGTCACGCCCCACGTGCCCCAGATTCAGAACGAGTTCTCCAAGGGCTTCGACCGCTGGCACCGCCGGGAGTTCGGCACACCGGTTGCCATCGACTGGCGACAGCCGGGAGGCACCAGCGAGATCATCAAGGTGCTCGAGGCGCACTACCAGGCGGCGGCCTCGGCCTTCGACTTCAGCGATCCCAAGAACCCCACCTGCCCCGCCGGCGCGTGCGCGTACGACATCATGTTCGGGGGCGGGTCGTTCGATCACGGGCGGCTGAAGACCGGCACGCGCGTGAGCGTCGGCGGCGCGGACCAATCGATCCCCATGTCCGAGCCCGCCGGCTTCGAGCAGGCCCAGCTCGACGAGTGGTTCGGCGAGAACACCATCGGCGCCGGGCGCCTGTACGACCCCGACCAGTTCTGGCTCGGCACCGCGGTGTCGGGCTTCGGCATCGTCTACAACCGCGACGTGCTGCGCGAGCTCGGCCTGCCCGAGCCCGCGTCGTTCCGCGACTTGGCGCGCCCGGAGCTGCGCGGACGGCTCACCTTCGCCGATCCGCGCCAGTCCGGGTCCGCCGCAACATCGCTGGACGCCATCCTGAGCCGCGAGGGCTGGGACGCCGGCTGGCGGCTGCTGCGAGAGATGTGCGCGAACGCGCGGACGTTCACGAACTCCTCGCCCAAGCCTCCGATCGACGTGAGCCAGGGCGATTCGGCGGCGGGTCTGGCGATTGACTTCTACGGGCGGGGCCAAGCGCAGGCGGTGACGCCCCCCGGCGTGCCGCCGTCGGAGAGCCGCGTGGGATACGTCGACCCGCCGGGCGAGACGTACATCGACGCCGACCCGGTGTCGATCCTGCGCGGCGGGCCGAACCCCGAACTGTCGCGCCGGTTCGTGCGGTTCTGCCTGAGCGACGAGGGGCAGGCGCTGTGGCAGTTCCACGCCACGGGCACGCCCGCGGGCGCATCAAACCCGCGCGGGCCCGGCGGGGAGCCCATGGGCCCCGAAGTGAACGAACTGCGCCGGATGCCGGTGCGCCGCGCGATGTACCAGCGCTACGCGAACGCGTTCGTCGACCGGGGCGTGAACCCGTTCGAGATCGCGAGCACGGCAAAGCCCGCGGGGTGGCGTTCGGCGATCCCGATCATGATGGGCGCGTTCGCGATCGACAACGCCGGGCCGCTGCGTGAGGCGTGGGCCGCGCTGCTCGCCGCCCGCGCGAACCCCGCGACAGACGCCACGCGGCTGGCGGCGATGGAAGCGGCGTTCTACGCCTTTCCGACGACGCCCGGGCCCGACGGCGCCCCGCTCGCCTTCACGCCGGAAAACTACAAGGCGATCAGCACGGTGTGGCGCGACCGGGCGGCCCGGGCCCGGTGCGAGATCGCGTACACCCGGTTCTTCCGTGCACGGTACCAGGAGGTCGTCGCGCTCGGGACGGGGCAGGCGGCGTCCCCCCGTGCGGGCGGGCCCCAGGCCGTTCACACCCCGATCCTGACCGGCGTTGAGCCCGGGGCCGGCGCGGGCCGATAG
- the pyk gene encoding pyruvate kinase — protein MPTHPEPAAVALASEVPAPPILASIVATIGPASDSPETIRRLIAGGVAVFRFNFSHGGFDAHERRLKAVRETAESMGVQVACLGDLQGPKIRVGTIPAGVGETSSSGGGSVVVAVGQDVVFSRNVDLASVRAGDLGPEPVLPVTYPALVDEVTIGQKVLINDGAIRMLAVESNPARGELRCRVTVGGRITSGKGINLPQSVLSAPAVTEQDWACVEWAVRHGLDFLALSFVRTADEVRALKAHLDGVYERREGPWIPVVSKIEMPAAVANLDAIVDASDAVMVARGDLGVEMDLAQVPVVQKRIVRTCALYGKPCIVATQMLESMIENASPTRAEASDVANAILDGADAVMLSAETATGRHPALVVETMARIVDAAETLQRERNDPHAAPTRLTASHRGTAALAQGAYSIAHDLRAVAVVCWSENGGTARYLSQNRFHIPIIACSSDARACRRMALLRSVTPICMTPPGTGTLSEWNAAMDQYLVAKGIGKPGDAVVLLAGRPLGQAKKTNTLTIHKIGEATGFTQLLA, from the coding sequence ATGCCGACACACCCCGAACCGGCCGCCGTCGCGCTCGCGAGCGAGGTGCCCGCGCCGCCCATCCTCGCCAGCATCGTCGCCACGATCGGCCCGGCGAGCGATTCGCCCGAGACCATCCGGCGGCTCATCGCCGGGGGCGTCGCGGTCTTCCGGTTCAACTTCTCGCACGGGGGGTTCGACGCGCACGAACGCCGCCTCAAGGCCGTGCGAGAGACCGCCGAGTCGATGGGCGTGCAGGTGGCGTGCCTGGGCGACCTGCAGGGCCCCAAGATCCGCGTGGGGACGATCCCCGCGGGCGTGGGCGAAACGTCGTCGTCGGGCGGGGGCAGTGTGGTCGTCGCCGTCGGGCAGGACGTGGTCTTCTCGCGGAACGTCGATCTCGCGAGCGTCCGCGCGGGCGACCTGGGCCCCGAGCCGGTGCTGCCCGTCACGTACCCCGCGCTGGTCGACGAGGTGACAATCGGCCAGAAGGTGCTCATCAACGACGGCGCCATCCGCATGCTCGCGGTCGAATCAAACCCGGCCCGGGGCGAACTGCGCTGCCGCGTGACGGTGGGGGGGCGGATCACCAGCGGCAAGGGAATCAACCTGCCTCAGAGCGTGCTCTCGGCCCCCGCGGTGACGGAACAGGACTGGGCGTGCGTCGAGTGGGCCGTCCGCCACGGGCTGGACTTCCTCGCCCTCTCGTTCGTCCGCACGGCGGACGAAGTGCGGGCGCTCAAGGCGCACCTCGACGGCGTGTACGAGCGTCGCGAGGGGCCCTGGATCCCCGTCGTCTCCAAGATCGAGATGCCCGCGGCGGTGGCGAACCTCGACGCGATCGTCGACGCGTCCGACGCCGTCATGGTCGCGCGCGGAGACCTGGGCGTCGAAATGGACCTCGCGCAGGTCCCGGTGGTGCAGAAGCGCATCGTGCGGACGTGCGCGCTCTACGGCAAGCCCTGCATCGTCGCGACGCAGATGCTCGAGTCCATGATCGAGAACGCCAGCCCGACGCGCGCCGAGGCCAGCGACGTCGCGAACGCGATCCTCGACGGCGCGGACGCCGTCATGCTCTCGGCCGAGACCGCCACCGGACGGCACCCCGCGCTCGTCGTCGAGACCATGGCCCGCATCGTCGACGCCGCCGAGACGCTCCAGCGCGAGCGCAACGACCCGCACGCGGCCCCCACGCGCCTGACGGCCAGCCACCGCGGGACCGCGGCCCTCGCGCAGGGCGCGTACTCCATCGCGCACGACCTCAGGGCCGTCGCCGTCGTCTGCTGGTCGGAGAACGGCGGGACGGCCCGGTACCTCAGCCAGAACCGCTTCCACATCCCGATCATCGCGTGCTCGAGCGACGCCCGCGCCTGCCGGCGCATGGCGCTGCTGCGCTCGGTGACGCCGATCTGCATGACGCCCCCGGGCACGGGCACGCTCTCGGAGTGGAACGCCGCGATGGACCAGTACCTGGTCGCCAAGGGCATCGGCAAGCCGGGCGACGCGGTGGTGCTCCTCGCGGGGCGCCCGCTGGGGCAGGCGAAGAAGACGAACACGCTCACCATCCACAAGATCGGCGAGGCGACGGGCTTCACGCAGTTGCTCGCCTAG
- a CDS encoding KpsF/GutQ family sugar-phosphate isomerase, whose product MTMTGEPAAHARPVTASGEIEFARRVLEHEARALQATAGGLGEDFARAVGLIVTCAERGGTVLISGLGKSGLVGAKISATLASLGIPSHAVHPSEAAHGDLGRFRPTDTVICISCSGETEEVVALAGILRQDGLPIISITCVGEPGAPSTLERLATVALRLHTSGEAGAPEFIAPTSSTTATMALGDALALAAAKRRNFTDADFARRHPGGALGELMRPVTDVMRFVAGKNLPLLARGLSVRDALVRAAQGGRRPGAMLIVDDDGRLAGIFTDGDLRRLVLRGPDELSRPVGEVMTASPRTLSSVALVRDAVRMFREFRQDETPVVDGDGRPVGLLDVQDLIALRLVADEPGGRA is encoded by the coding sequence ATGACGATGACGGGAGAACCGGCGGCCCACGCCCGCCCGGTGACGGCCTCGGGGGAGATCGAGTTCGCCCGGCGCGTGCTGGAGCACGAGGCCCGGGCGCTGCAGGCGACGGCGGGCGGCCTGGGCGAGGACTTCGCCAGGGCGGTCGGCCTGATCGTGACGTGCGCGGAGCGCGGCGGGACCGTGCTGATCTCGGGGCTGGGCAAGAGCGGGCTGGTGGGCGCGAAGATCTCGGCGACGCTCGCCTCGCTGGGCATCCCCTCGCACGCGGTGCACCCCTCCGAGGCCGCCCACGGCGACCTGGGGCGCTTCCGCCCCACCGACACCGTGATCTGCATTTCCTGCTCGGGCGAGACGGAGGAAGTGGTGGCGCTCGCGGGCATCCTGCGTCAGGACGGGCTGCCGATCATCTCCATCACGTGCGTCGGCGAGCCTGGCGCGCCGAGCACGCTGGAGCGCCTGGCGACGGTCGCGCTGCGCTTGCACACCTCGGGCGAGGCGGGTGCGCCGGAGTTCATCGCGCCCACGAGCTCCACCACCGCGACGATGGCGCTGGGCGATGCCCTCGCGCTGGCCGCGGCGAAGCGTCGCAACTTCACCGACGCCGACTTCGCCCGGCGGCACCCGGGCGGTGCGCTGGGCGAACTGATGCGCCCCGTGACGGACGTCATGCGCTTCGTGGCCGGGAAGAACCTGCCGCTGCTCGCTCGAGGCCTGTCGGTGCGCGATGCGCTCGTGCGGGCGGCGCAGGGCGGGCGGCGCCCGGGCGCGATGCTCATCGTCGACGACGACGGGCGCCTCGCGGGGATCTTCACCGACGGCGACCTGCGCCGGCTGGTGCTGCGCGGGCCGGACGAACTCTCGCGCCCCGTGGGCGAGGTGATGACCGCGTCGCCCCGCACGCTGTCGAGCGTGGCGCTCGTGCGCGACGCCGTCCGCATGTTCCGCGAGTTCCGCCAGGACGAGACGCCGGTGGTTGACGGCGACGGGCGTCCGGTGGGTCTGCTCGACGTGCAGGACCTGATCGCGCTGCGCCTGGTGGCGGACGAGCCCGGGGGCCGCGCGTGA
- a CDS encoding segregation/condensation protein A, giving the protein MQIDEYKVRLDAFEGPLDLLLFLIKRDEVDIHDIPIARVAEQYLSFLTALRETSPARLDIDVAGEFLVMAATLMEIKSRVLAKDRPGQAPAGPGDAPPPSQDDPRADLVRQLIEYKRFRDAGDALERRGEEWRRRAGITGVDVPDESLRAALAQAEDLDLDDLSIMDLADAFARIAESVNFERLGDHEVTYDDTPIEVHAEEILARVTAPDAGDAPAGRPGVALASLFEGRTRGEMIGLFLALLELVRTRRAGVRQDEHSGIVVFRREPEPPADASSAVGADAPAGA; this is encoded by the coding sequence ATGCAGATCGACGAGTACAAAGTCCGGCTCGACGCGTTCGAAGGCCCGCTGGACCTGCTGCTGTTCCTCATCAAGCGCGACGAGGTCGACATCCACGACATCCCGATCGCGCGCGTCGCGGAGCAGTACCTGTCGTTCCTCACCGCCCTGCGCGAGACCTCGCCCGCGCGCCTCGACATCGACGTCGCCGGCGAGTTCCTCGTCATGGCCGCCACGCTCATGGAGATCAAGAGCCGCGTGCTCGCGAAGGACCGCCCCGGGCAGGCGCCCGCCGGCCCGGGCGACGCGCCCCCGCCCAGCCAGGATGACCCGCGCGCCGACCTCGTGCGACAACTCATCGAGTACAAGCGATTCCGCGACGCGGGCGACGCGCTCGAACGCCGGGGCGAAGAGTGGCGTCGACGCGCCGGGATCACCGGCGTCGACGTGCCCGACGAGAGCCTGCGCGCCGCCCTGGCGCAGGCCGAGGACCTCGACCTCGACGACCTGAGCATCATGGACCTGGCCGACGCGTTCGCGCGCATCGCCGAGTCCGTGAACTTCGAACGCCTGGGCGACCACGAGGTCACGTACGACGACACCCCCATCGAGGTGCACGCCGAGGAGATCCTGGCGCGCGTCACGGCGCCCGACGCCGGCGACGCCCCCGCGGGCCGCCCGGGCGTCGCGCTCGCGTCGCTCTTCGAAGGGCGCACGCGGGGCGAGATGATCGGGCTCTTCCTGGCGCTGCTGGAACTCGTGCGCACGCGCCGCGCGGGCGTGCGCCAGGACGAGCACAGCGGCATCGTCGTGTTCCGGCGCGAGCCCGAGCCGCCCGCCGACGCGTCGTCCGCCGTGGGTGCCGACGCGCCCGCCGGGGCCTGA